A stretch of Schaalia odontolytica DNA encodes these proteins:
- a CDS encoding S8 family peptidase → MGSPPMVTPKHKVSRVSLAIASASAFALGLVAVPVAPARAADTITAADQPYFAYYHLDQARAKGYTGQGVTIAMIDGPVDTSRPELAGATVLDKSPCQIKPDDDSRRHGTEVASILVARDYGVVPQATLYSYQTVSGSSVPDPSCQDTSVYTHASLINHAINDGASIVSISISSQDRAASLKWALARAAASGTIVVAGIGNTANTNDEGSLSFWSGVVGVSAVDINGARADYSSWGSSVTTAAVGGPIKAYDYGTAQITQTVGTSISTPIVAGFLAMARQKWPDATSNQLLQLLIHTTVNPDGGWNQYTGYGVASPATMMNTDPSQYPDVNPLADKGGGSSPTPEEIAQYVDGIVPPAEIVFDNSYTYRGLDESVLGATTNPYPTHLGTSPRYHAK, encoded by the coding sequence ATGGGATCCCCGCCAATGGTGACCCCCAAGCACAAGGTCTCACGCGTCTCACTCGCTATTGCCTCTGCGTCCGCTTTTGCCCTGGGACTCGTTGCTGTTCCCGTTGCTCCGGCACGTGCCGCAGACACCATTACCGCGGCCGATCAGCCCTACTTTGCGTACTACCACCTCGACCAAGCGAGAGCTAAAGGCTACACGGGTCAAGGTGTCACAATTGCGATGATTGATGGGCCAGTTGACACATCGCGACCAGAACTCGCTGGTGCCACGGTCCTTGATAAGAGCCCTTGCCAGATCAAACCTGACGACGATAGTCGGCGTCACGGGACTGAGGTCGCTTCAATTCTCGTCGCACGTGACTACGGGGTTGTTCCTCAAGCTACTCTGTACAGTTATCAGACGGTTAGCGGAAGCTCGGTGCCAGATCCATCGTGTCAAGATACAAGTGTTTACACGCACGCTTCACTGATCAATCATGCGATTAATGACGGTGCAAGCATTGTCAGCATTTCTATCTCGTCCCAAGACCGAGCAGCATCTCTGAAATGGGCTTTAGCTCGTGCTGCTGCATCGGGGACGATCGTCGTTGCCGGCATCGGTAATACAGCTAACACAAATGATGAGGGAAGCCTGTCATTTTGGTCTGGAGTAGTTGGTGTTTCCGCAGTTGATATCAACGGTGCACGAGCGGACTACTCATCATGGGGGTCATCCGTCACTACGGCGGCCGTTGGAGGCCCTATCAAGGCGTATGACTACGGGACTGCACAGATTACACAGACTGTTGGGACTTCCATTTCCACCCCCATCGTCGCAGGATTCCTCGCGATGGCTCGCCAGAAGTGGCCCGATGCGACGTCGAATCAGCTGCTGCAACTGCTGATACACACGACCGTCAACCCGGACGGCGGCTGGAATCAGTACACCGGCTACGGCGTAGCGAGCCCCGCAACAATGATGAACACTGATCCCAGTCAGTACCCCGATGTCAACCCCCTCGCGGACAAGGGAGGCGGGTCCAGCCCGACCCCAGAGGAGATCGCGCAGTACGTCGACGGCATCGTCCCGCCGGCGGAGATCGTCTTCGACAACTCATACACCTACCGAGGCCTGGACGAATCCGTCCTCGGAGCAACCACGAACCCGTATCCGACACACCTTGGTACGAGCCCGCGCTACCACGCGAAGTAG
- a CDS encoding DUF4832 domain-containing protein, with the protein MRTFSRIAIALAATIGLAGATLPATASSAATAQWTTLKEAPAPVTNPMKGFMPWAPKDGGAPGTVANALPYTLEWAPFPVNDVVTGRDTYDFTKVDALLDAIASRGHQAVIRFTLDTPGKKTGMPQYLIDAGTDTSRTYDFYDNNKISFSPNYNDPKVQEMLLHFVAALGERYDGDPRIGFITAGLYGFWGEEHTYPYSGYVNNQNPKAINWMPSDEFRARLVEAWDEAFDDTFVQNRYPTAATKAHGMGYFDDSLGYATLEGTDWHFIPKLKDQGEGDAWQHSPIGGELYPSFQECAFSQPLRCPSREQGRDYKALESIQKAHATWLINQHAFSTGYTGAELTRAKAASAALGYTLRATRTSATYHGAKAAVAVEFTNTGSAPFYATWPLEVVLVDSKGTIVASQTIESPLPSILPGQTGRVTAHLPLPAEYRANNSAQKLTAAIRVVNPLPNGAPVAFANEAMNKPLPGYLELGKLTRGRAPSN; encoded by the coding sequence ATGAGAACATTTTCTCGCATCGCCATCGCTCTCGCGGCGACCATAGGATTGGCGGGCGCAACGCTCCCGGCCACGGCCTCGTCGGCCGCCACCGCCCAGTGGACGACGCTCAAGGAAGCGCCAGCCCCGGTCACGAACCCGATGAAGGGCTTCATGCCGTGGGCACCCAAGGACGGAGGCGCACCCGGCACGGTCGCAAACGCTCTGCCCTACACGCTCGAGTGGGCCCCCTTCCCCGTGAACGACGTCGTCACCGGACGCGACACCTACGACTTCACGAAGGTCGACGCCCTCCTGGACGCGATCGCCTCTCGCGGTCACCAGGCCGTCATTCGTTTCACCCTGGACACCCCCGGCAAAAAGACCGGGATGCCCCAATACCTGATCGACGCAGGCACGGACACGAGCCGCACCTACGACTTCTACGACAACAACAAGATCTCCTTCTCCCCCAACTACAACGACCCGAAGGTCCAGGAGATGCTCCTGCACTTCGTCGCAGCCCTGGGCGAGAGGTACGACGGGGATCCACGCATTGGCTTCATCACCGCGGGCCTGTACGGATTCTGGGGCGAGGAGCACACCTACCCGTACAGCGGCTACGTCAACAACCAAAACCCGAAGGCCATCAACTGGATGCCATCGGACGAGTTCCGCGCCCGCCTCGTCGAGGCCTGGGACGAGGCCTTTGACGACACCTTCGTCCAGAACCGCTACCCCACCGCTGCCACGAAGGCACACGGCATGGGCTACTTCGACGACTCTCTCGGCTACGCAACCCTGGAGGGGACCGACTGGCACTTCATCCCCAAGCTCAAGGACCAGGGCGAGGGGGACGCCTGGCAGCACTCCCCCATCGGCGGCGAGCTCTACCCCTCCTTCCAGGAATGCGCATTCTCCCAGCCGCTGCGTTGCCCGAGCAGGGAGCAAGGACGCGATTACAAGGCCCTCGAGTCGATCCAGAAGGCTCACGCCACGTGGCTCATCAACCAGCACGCGTTCTCGACCGGCTACACCGGAGCCGAGCTGACGCGCGCCAAGGCCGCGAGCGCCGCCCTGGGGTACACGCTGCGGGCGACCCGCACGTCGGCGACCTACCACGGCGCGAAGGCTGCCGTGGCCGTGGAGTTCACGAACACGGGGTCGGCCCCCTTCTACGCGACGTGGCCGCTCGAGGTCGTCCTCGTCGATTCGAAGGGCACGATCGTGGCCAGCCAGACGATCGAGTCGCCCCTGCCCTCGATCCTCCCGGGCCAGACGGGGAGGGTGACCGCGCACCTGCCGCTGCCCGCGGAGTACCGCGCGAACAACTCCGCGCAGAAGCTGACCGCCGCGATCCGCGTCGTCAACCCGCTGCCGAACGGCGCGCCCGTCGCCTTCGCGAACGAGGCCATGAACAAGCCGCTGCCCGGCTACCTCGAACTGGGGAAGCTCACCCGGGGCCGCGCACCAAGCAACTAA
- a CDS encoding Gfo/Idh/MocA family protein, translating to MNAPLRVGVVGLGARSSIAHHLASVTHPAVLVGGCDPNPAMRERATRTLGEGQWVATLEELIGLSIDAAIVTSPDDTHEDITCSLLEAGVAVFLEKPIAITIEGADRVLETAYRTRTPLYVGHNMRHMDVVRTLRRVIQEGRIGEVKAIWCRHFVGNGGDYYFKDWHADRSRTTGLLLQKAAHDIDVMNWLSDSVPARVVAMGDLMVYGKLTDRSGQSDGAVMEDWFSFDNWPPETQTGLNPVIDVEDLSMLLARQENGVMISYEQCHFTPDYWRNYTVIGTRGRAENFGDGEGGCVRVWAHRSGYEPVPDLEIPLRGDAGGHGDADVNTMDEFIRFVVDGDVTDTTPLGAREAVAAGVAATASLRGGNAPVDVPRVRPEIAEYFNRNQLR from the coding sequence ATGAACGCGCCATTACGCGTCGGTGTTGTCGGACTTGGGGCCCGATCATCAATCGCACACCACCTCGCGTCGGTCACCCACCCCGCAGTCCTCGTCGGAGGCTGCGACCCCAACCCAGCCATGCGGGAGCGCGCCACGCGCACCCTCGGGGAGGGGCAGTGGGTGGCCACGCTCGAGGAACTCATCGGCCTATCGATCGACGCTGCCATCGTCACCAGCCCCGACGACACCCACGAGGACATCACCTGCTCGCTGCTCGAGGCCGGGGTCGCGGTCTTCCTCGAAAAGCCGATCGCCATCACGATCGAAGGAGCAGACCGGGTCCTCGAGACCGCGTATCGCACGCGCACGCCCCTGTACGTCGGCCACAACATGCGCCACATGGACGTGGTGCGCACGCTGCGCCGCGTCATCCAGGAAGGCCGCATCGGCGAGGTGAAAGCGATCTGGTGCCGCCACTTCGTCGGCAACGGGGGCGACTACTACTTCAAAGACTGGCACGCGGACCGCAGCCGCACGACGGGCCTCCTCCTGCAAAAGGCAGCGCACGACATCGACGTCATGAACTGGCTGTCCGACTCGGTGCCCGCCCGCGTCGTCGCTATGGGAGACCTGATGGTCTACGGGAAGCTGACAGACCGCAGCGGCCAGAGCGACGGAGCGGTCATGGAGGACTGGTTCTCCTTCGACAACTGGCCGCCCGAAACGCAAACGGGATTGAACCCCGTCATCGACGTCGAAGACCTCTCGATGCTGCTCGCGCGCCAGGAAAACGGCGTCATGATCTCGTACGAACAGTGTCACTTCACCCCCGATTACTGGCGTAACTACACCGTCATCGGCACGCGCGGTCGAGCCGAAAACTTTGGCGACGGCGAAGGCGGGTGCGTTCGTGTGTGGGCCCACCGCAGCGGCTACGAGCCCGTCCCCGACCTTGAGATCCCCCTGCGCGGAGACGCGGGCGGCCATGGAGACGCCGACGTCAACACCATGGACGAATTCATCCGTTTCGTCGTCGATGGAGACGTCACGGATACGACCCCCCTCGGGGCGCGCGAGGCGGTTGCCGCCGGAGTGGCCGCCACGGCCTCGCTCAGGGGCGGAAACGCCCCCGTCGACGTGCCCCGCGTGCGCCCCGAGATCGCCGAGTACTTCAACCGAAACCAGCTGCGATAG
- a CDS encoding SIS domain-containing protein, whose amino-acid sequence MSCTHDEIVSQPDLWRRVAELSTDPLPADGEHIAVVGCGTSWFIAQAYTVYRERAGKGAGDAYTATEFPWGRTFDRVICLSRSGTTTEIIQVMKRLHEEGHPALLITAVAGGPAAEYASEEVVLDFADETSVVQTRFATSALQYFLGSLGHDVEASAADAERALATEIPSRWVDADQISFLGTGWTIGLAAEAGLKLREASQSWTEVYPAMEYRHGPISIAQPGRLTWVFGPVPDGLAEQVHETGAELVTFDGCPIAHLVLAQRLAVERALARGLNPDTPRNLTRSVILP is encoded by the coding sequence ATGTCGTGTACTCACGATGAAATCGTCAGCCAGCCCGACCTGTGGCGCCGCGTCGCCGAGCTTTCCACGGACCCGCTGCCCGCCGACGGCGAGCACATCGCCGTCGTTGGATGCGGCACCTCGTGGTTCATCGCGCAGGCCTACACCGTGTACCGCGAGCGGGCGGGCAAGGGCGCGGGAGACGCCTACACCGCTACCGAATTCCCGTGGGGACGCACGTTCGATCGGGTCATCTGCCTGTCGCGCTCCGGCACGACGACGGAGATCATCCAGGTCATGAAGCGCCTGCACGAGGAGGGCCATCCCGCGCTCCTCATCACCGCCGTGGCGGGTGGCCCCGCCGCCGAGTACGCCAGCGAGGAGGTCGTCCTCGACTTCGCCGACGAGACCTCCGTCGTCCAGACCCGATTCGCGACGAGCGCCCTACAGTACTTCCTCGGCTCCCTCGGACACGATGTCGAGGCCTCGGCCGCCGATGCCGAGCGCGCGCTGGCGACGGAGATTCCCTCGCGCTGGGTCGACGCGGACCAGATTTCCTTCCTCGGCACGGGATGGACGATCGGACTGGCCGCCGAAGCCGGCCTCAAGCTGCGCGAAGCCTCGCAGTCCTGGACCGAGGTCTACCCCGCGATGGAGTACCGCCACGGCCCCATCTCGATCGCCCAGCCCGGACGCCTCACCTGGGTCTTCGGCCCGGTCCCGGACGGCCTCGCCGAGCAGGTCCACGAGACGGGCGCGGAGCTCGTCACCTTCGATGGGTGCCCGATCGCTCACCTGGTCCTCGCCCAGCGCTTGGCGGTTGAGCGCGCACTCGCGCGTGGCCTCAACCCCGACACGCCCCGCAACCTCACGCGATCCGTCATCCTGCCGTGA
- a CDS encoding ROK family protein, with amino-acid sequence MNALGVGVDVGGTTIKAVLAGDDGVVRERVDPLPTPHTGAEDVARVVASMAKPLLALAGPGAALGVCVPGIVDEERGMGVFSANLGWRRAPLRDLIADLCGCPVAFGHDVRSGALAEARWGVGVPDCLYVAVGTGIASGLVLGGHLSPSRPWTGEIGQVGVAHPATGVIVPLESVSSASAIARRAADAGIVTEGSGARDVEDAAAMGNPDAVRILDEAMGALGHVLSVVAHQVGSIPIVLGGGLSRGGELIYGPLRRALALGSIVAPPPALLRARLGSDSQALGAVALSLELEEVYA; translated from the coding sequence GTGAACGCACTGGGAGTCGGAGTCGACGTCGGCGGAACCACCATCAAGGCGGTTCTCGCCGGTGATGACGGGGTTGTGCGCGAGCGCGTCGATCCGCTTCCAACCCCGCACACCGGGGCCGAGGACGTCGCCCGGGTGGTTGCGTCCATGGCGAAGCCCCTCCTGGCCCTCGCCGGCCCGGGGGCTGCCCTGGGAGTGTGCGTGCCGGGGATCGTCGACGAGGAACGAGGCATGGGCGTCTTCTCCGCCAACCTCGGCTGGCGGCGCGCGCCCCTGCGCGACCTCATCGCGGACCTGTGCGGGTGTCCCGTCGCCTTTGGGCACGACGTGCGCTCGGGGGCCCTCGCCGAGGCCCGCTGGGGCGTGGGCGTCCCCGACTGCCTCTACGTGGCCGTGGGGACGGGGATCGCCTCGGGCCTGGTCCTCGGCGGCCACCTGTCCCCGTCGCGCCCGTGGACCGGCGAGATCGGCCAGGTCGGCGTCGCGCACCCCGCCACCGGAGTGATCGTTCCCCTCGAGTCGGTGTCCTCGGCCTCGGCGATCGCCAGACGGGCCGCGGACGCCGGGATTGTCACCGAGGGGTCGGGAGCACGCGACGTCGAAGACGCGGCCGCCATGGGTAACCCGGACGCGGTGCGGATCCTCGACGAGGCGATGGGCGCCCTCGGGCACGTCCTCTCCGTCGTCGCCCACCAGGTCGGCTCCATCCCCATCGTGCTGGGTGGCGGGCTCTCGCGCGGCGGCGAGCTCATCTACGGGCCGCTGCGCCGGGCGCTCGCACTCGGCTCGATCGTCGCGCCCCCGCCCGCGCTGCTGCGCGCTCGCCTCGGGTCCGACTCCCAGGCCCTCGGAGCGGTCGCACTCTCGCTCGAGCTCGAGGAGGTGTACGCATGA